One part of the Aurantibacillus circumpalustris genome encodes these proteins:
- a CDS encoding APC family permease, translated as MSLFRKKTIESILQKSEDDANTHGSLAKHLGVKDLTAFGIAAIIGAGIFSTIGKASFDGGPGVIFLFIFTALACSFAAFAYAEFASLIPVSGSAYTYSYVAFGELFAWIIGWALIMEYSIGNVTVAISWSDYFTSLLNNAFHFRMHEWLCLDYFTAKQNYFEVLGILNNGTPLAAIAANGETAGLVEGYKAFASAPKIFGTPIIFDFPALLINVLITLLVYRGIKESRNASNIMVLVKIAVVLVVIFVGAFYVDTENWDPFMPNGVGGLLKGISAVFFAYIGFDAISTTAEECRNPQRDLPRGILYSIIICTILYVAIALVITGMVNYTELNVGDPLAYVFEKVKDLHWLSGVIAISAVVAMASVMLVFQLGQPRIWMSMSRDGLLPKAFAKIHPKYKTPSFSTIITGLLVAVPIFFVDINMVTDICSAGTLFAFCLVCGGVLKLRMDPNAPPSKFKTPYINSKYIVPVLFTISLVYLFFDESSTLQYYLHSETLEEFYSKIPIYFFFIGFAIFSVMAFLYNFSLIPSLGLLSCFYMLSQLGHKNWLYFGTWLIIGLIIYFVYGRRHSKLAPSNQ; from the coding sequence ATGAGTCTATTCAGAAAAAAAACGATTGAATCTATTTTACAGAAAAGCGAAGACGATGCCAACACACACGGTTCATTAGCTAAGCACCTAGGCGTAAAAGATCTTACAGCATTTGGAATAGCCGCTATTATTGGCGCCGGCATTTTTTCAACCATTGGAAAAGCCAGTTTTGATGGTGGCCCGGGTGTCATTTTTCTTTTTATTTTCACAGCGCTTGCCTGCAGTTTTGCTGCCTTTGCCTATGCAGAGTTTGCATCTCTCATTCCGGTTAGCGGCAGCGCTTACACTTACAGTTATGTTGCTTTTGGTGAATTGTTTGCCTGGATCATAGGCTGGGCACTTATTATGGAGTATTCTATAGGGAATGTTACCGTGGCCATTTCGTGGAGTGATTATTTTACCTCTTTATTGAATAATGCTTTTCATTTTAGGATGCATGAATGGTTGTGCTTAGATTATTTTACTGCAAAACAAAATTATTTTGAAGTACTCGGTATTCTAAATAACGGCACTCCTCTTGCAGCAATTGCAGCGAATGGAGAAACTGCTGGTTTAGTTGAAGGTTATAAAGCATTTGCTAGCGCACCGAAAATTTTTGGAACACCGATTATTTTTGATTTTCCTGCTCTCCTTATCAATGTATTAATTACCTTATTAGTATACAGAGGCATTAAAGAAAGTCGCAACGCCAGTAACATCATGGTATTGGTTAAAATTGCGGTTGTACTTGTTGTTATTTTTGTTGGTGCTTTTTATGTAGATACAGAAAATTGGGACCCTTTTATGCCGAATGGTGTTGGTGGTTTACTTAAAGGTATTAGCGCCGTTTTCTTTGCCTACATAGGTTTTGATGCTATTTCAACCACGGCAGAAGAGTGCCGTAATCCACAACGCGATTTACCAAGAGGGATTTTATATTCTATTATAATTTGTACGATTTTATATGTAGCTATTGCTCTTGTTATTACGGGGATGGTAAATTATACAGAACTAAATGTTGGTGATCCGCTGGCATATGTATTTGAAAAAGTAAAAGACTTGCACTGGTTAAGCGGCGTTATTGCAATAAGCGCAGTAGTTGCCATGGCCAGTGTAATGCTAGTTTTTCAATTAGGTCAGCCTCGTATTTGGATGAGCATGAGTCGTGACGGCCTGCTACCGAAAGCCTTTGCAAAAATTCATCCTAAATACAAAACACCTTCTTTCTCAACTATTATAACAGGATTATTGGTTGCTGTCCCTATATTTTTTGTGGATATAAATATGGTAACCGACATTTGTTCGGCAGGAACTTTATTTGCATTCTGTTTAGTGTGTGGAGGAGTTCTCAAGCTTCGTATGGATCCAAACGCTCCGCCTTCGAAATTTAAAACACCTTATATCAATTCAAAATACATTGTTCCAGTTCTCTTTACTATCTCTTTAGTGTATTTGTTTTTTGATGAAAGCAGTACACTTCAATATTATCTTCATTCAGAAACCTTAGAAGAATTTTATTCTAAAATTCCAATCTATTTTTTCTTTATTGGTTTTGCGATATTTTCAGTCATGGCTTTTCTTTATAATTTTTCTTTAATCCCATCACTGGGTTTATTAAGTTGTTTCTATATGCTTTCTCAATTAGGACATAAAAATTGGCTCTACTTTGGCACATGGTTAATAATAGGTTTAATTATATATTTTGTTTACGGCCGCAGACATAGTAAATTAGCACCTTCAAATCAATAA
- a CDS encoding SDR family NAD(P)-dependent oxidoreductase, with the protein MLVFITGATSGIGKSTAEIFAKNGYNLIITGRREERLSSFKKELETTYKIKVTTLCFDIRESAAVESAIASLSAENKNIDILVNNAGLAAGLSSIQDGSLSHWERMIDTNIKGFLYTTKAVSNLMIKNGKGHIINIGSIAGKEVYANGNVYCATKHAVDALNKGMRIDLLAHNIKVTAVNPGMVETEFSVVRFDGDEDRAKKVYMGMEPLKPEDIAETVFWVATRPAHVNINDILIMPTVQATATNVIRK; encoded by the coding sequence ATGTTAGTTTTTATTACGGGAGCCACGTCGGGTATTGGAAAAAGCACTGCGGAAATTTTTGCAAAAAACGGATATAATCTTATTATTACCGGTAGAAGAGAAGAACGTTTAAGTTCATTCAAAAAGGAACTTGAAACAACTTACAAGATTAAAGTAACCACATTGTGTTTTGATATCCGCGAGTCTGCTGCTGTTGAATCTGCCATCGCCTCTCTATCTGCTGAAAATAAAAACATTGATATTTTGGTAAATAATGCCGGCTTAGCTGCTGGTTTATCCTCTATACAAGACGGCTCGCTTTCTCACTGGGAACGTATGATTGACACTAACATTAAAGGGTTTTTATATACTACAAAAGCTGTTTCTAATCTTATGATTAAAAATGGTAAAGGTCATATCATTAACATTGGGTCGATTGCTGGAAAAGAAGTGTATGCTAACGGTAACGTTTATTGCGCTACAAAACATGCAGTTGATGCTCTTAACAAGGGAATGCGTATTGATTTATTAGCACACAATATAAAAGTTACTGCAGTAAACCCAGGAATGGTAGAAACAGAATTCAGTGTGGTACGTTTTGATGGTGATGAAGATCGTGCCAAAAAAGTTTATATGGGCATGGAACCCTTGAAACCAGAAGATATTGCTGAAACTGTTTTTTGGGTTGCAACCCGCCCTGCGCATGTTAACATTAACGACATTTTAATTATGCCCACTGTGCAAGCCACAGCCACCAATGTAATTCGCAAATAA